From a region of the Kwoniella mangroviensis CBS 8507 chromosome 1 map unlocalized Ctg01, whole genome shotgun sequence genome:
- a CDS encoding mitochondrial 54S ribosomal protein mL40, translating to MSFRSVSVLRPTLPLPLITPTLTRTYAVKSSSSSSGNPALHVPTDSRSNLLRQVLYPLDSYSPTSSSPTGTYHPDHLNRLQAVIPSEEVHETIERAWQLHQRNLRQTRQKVLDAKFKAMVEACNELEAITDPSNGGVESTEGKGGQYHRRIYEIATSTTHQAERTAEERSQKGKKSVEQRWKETRIPGLFPRESWVPVESKGKGWEYDWVRPGY from the coding sequence ATGTCCTTCCGATCAGTCTCTGTTCTTCGTCCAACgcttccccttccccttaTCACTCCTACCCTCACTCGAACCTATGCcgtcaaatcctcttcttcctcatcaggCAATCCCGCTCTCCACGTTCCAACAGATAGTCGATCCAACCTGCTTCGTCAAGTCCTCTACCCTTTAGATTCATATTcaccaacttcatcctcacctaCCGGAACatatcatccagatcacCTGAATCGTCTACAGGCAGTCATCCCCTCGGAGGAAGTCCACGAGACGATCGAAAGGGCTTGGCAACTGCATCAGAGAAACTTACGTCAAACTCGTCAGAAAGTGCTGGACGCAAAGTTCAAAGCTATGGTGGAAGCTTGTAATGAGTTGGAAGCTATAACTGATCCTTCTAATGGAGGAGTTGAAAGTACcgaaggaaagggaggtCAATATCATAGGAGAATATATGAGATTGCTACGTCTACTACACATCAGGCTGAACGAACTGCCGAAGAAAGATCAcaaaaggggaagaagagtgtCGAacagagatggaaggaaaCTAGAATACCGGGTTTGTTCCCTAGGGAAAGTTGGGTACCGGTTGAaagtaaagggaaagggtgGGAATATGATTGGGTGAGACCAGGTTATTGA